A single genomic interval of Wolbachia endosymbiont of Diaphorina citri harbors:
- a CDS encoding ankyrin repeat domain-containing protein produces MADNLSLELIKCLINQPGLDVNVRGLNGKTPLHCAIEFDELSMVDLLLTKKNINPFVEDNEGKTSLDYAKEGKKAEILQALINNKYGSEQDNLLHLAAMIGEVNAVRYLIGKGVDVNVRNALHHTPLHLAAGIGHAEVVKILIREGNAEIDVFDVRNQTPMHYAVNNKKLEIVKLLLELGADVNSARVGQNSMKLSPVHIAVSNTNYDERDLCLDILKCLIKEPNAQVNLQDYENKTPLHYAERLKTIEVLLTREDIDPLVKDDSGKTPFDYAENRPEIKKALMNNKYGSEKNSLLHLAAQKGVVDAILKEEIDIDILNNKGHSPIYLAAEKGHLHVVKLLLEKGANYTPVLHSAIKSNNLELLKTLFKEKSIKLPDEIGRSVPIYYRCIEHRDAKVRKYNNVICIFTSVSAVAIAVYIGLTATTISSAIIFATITGILALIIAIMISEMSKRYIENEFQKKMFMELEECSSTVNDVEIEPAISRVKV; encoded by the coding sequence ATGGCTGATAACTTAAGTTTGGAGTTAATAAAGTGCCTCATCAATCAACCTGGATTAGATGTTAATGTCAGAGGGTTAAACGGAAAAACTCCACTGCATTGCGCTATAGAGTTTGATGAATTAAGCATGGTAGATTTGTTACTCACGAAGAAGAACATTAATCCTTTTGTGGAAGATAATGAAGGTAAAACATCTCTTGATTATGCCAAAGAAGGGAAAAAAGCAGAAATATTACAAGCGCTAATTAATAACAAATACGGATCAGAGCAAGATAACTTACTTCATTTAGCTGCAATGATAGGTGAAGTTAATGCAGTTAGATATTTGATAGGAAAAGGTGTTGACGTTAATGTACGAAATGCTCTGCATCATACTCCATTACATCTAGCAGCAGGAATAGGACATGCAGAAGTTGTAAAGATTTTGATAAGAGAAGGAAACGCTGAAATAGATGTCTTTGATGTACGAAATCAGACACCGATGCACTATGCAGTTAACAACAAAAAATTGGAGATAGTAAAGTTATTACTGGAGCTAGGAGCAGATGTAAATAGCGCACGTGTAGGACAAAATTCGATGAAATTATCACCAGTGCATATAGCTGTAAGTAACACTAATTACGATGAAAGAGATTTATGTCTCGATATTCTCAAATGCTTAATAAAGGAGCCTAATGCTCAAGTCAATTTGCAGGACTACGAAAATAAAACACCACTACATTATGCTGAAAGACTGAAAACAATAGAAGTTTTACTAACGCGAGAAGATATAGACCCTCTGGTAAAAGATGATAGCGGCAAGACACCATTTGATTACGCTGAAAATAGACCTGAGATCAAGAAGGCTTTGATGAACAATAAGTACGGTTCTGAAAAGAATAGTCTATTGCATTTAGCCGCACAAAAAGGAGTTGTAGATGCAATCTTAAAGGAAGAAATTGATATTGATATCTTAAATAACAAAGGTCACTCTCCAATTTACCTTGCTGCAGAAAAAGGACATTTACATGTAGTAAAATTACTACTGGAAAAAGGAGCAAACTATACACCTGTTCTGCACTCAGCAATCAAGTCAAATAATTTAGAATTGTTAAAAACTTTATTTAAAGAAAAGAGTATCAAATTACCAGATGAGATAGGCAGATCTGTACCAATTTATTATAGGTGTATAGAGCATAGAGATGCAAAAGTAAGAAAATACAATAATGTGATCTGTATTTTTACCTCAGTAAGTGCAGTAGCAATAGCGGTATATATAGGGTTAACAGCAACAACAATAAGTAGTGCAATCATTTTTGCAACAATAACAGGAATACTTGCACTTATTATAGCAATAATGATAAGTGAGATGAGCAAAAGATATATAGAAAACGAATTTCAGAAAAAGATGTTTATGGAACTGGAGGAATGTAGTTCTACTGTTAATGATGTTGAGATAGAACCAGCAATAAGTAGGGTTAAGGTATGA
- a CDS encoding DNA modification methylase: MNLAIHYYPIRNLVEYERNPRKNDDVVNRMCASIREFGFRIPIVAKSDGTVVDGHLRLKAARKLGMESIPVVLSDNLNGPQTKAFRLLANQSANWAKWDDDLLKVEIQELEDLQFDLKMTGFELEKVQRFLDDFDGEKEDLSDLAVDNKKVTKPGDLWILGDHRIYCGDSSVVESYKALLDDKMADITVCDPPYNVDYGSSQEREDKKILNDNQGEKYELFLYDICSNILAYTKGAIYICISSSEFSTLQKVFEEAGGKWSTFIIWAKNHFTLGRSDYQRQYEAMLYGWKSGNKREWHGGRNQSDLWFYDKPTHNTLHPTMKPVELMERAIVNSSRPGDIVLDPFSGSGSTLIACERTGRICRTIELDSKFVDVTIKRWQVYTGREAILSGTGKTFSKIQEENS, translated from the coding sequence ATGAATTTAGCAATCCACTACTATCCTATTCGAAATCTAGTTGAATATGAGCGTAATCCTCGTAAAAATGACGATGTGGTCAACAGAATGTGTGCTTCAATCAGGGAATTCGGCTTTCGTATTCCAATAGTTGCAAAAAGTGATGGTACTGTGGTTGATGGTCATTTAAGACTTAAAGCAGCAAGAAAACTTGGTATGGAAAGTATTCCCGTAGTCTTAAGTGATAATTTAAATGGACCACAAACCAAAGCTTTTCGACTGCTTGCCAATCAATCAGCTAACTGGGCAAAGTGGGATGATGATCTTTTGAAGGTGGAAATTCAAGAGTTAGAAGATTTGCAATTTGACCTTAAAATGACAGGATTTGAATTGGAAAAAGTTCAAAGGTTTCTCGATGATTTTGATGGTGAAAAAGAAGATCTTTCTGATTTAGCTGTTGATAACAAAAAAGTAACAAAACCAGGTGATCTTTGGATTTTAGGTGATCATAGAATCTATTGTGGTGATAGCTCTGTAGTTGAATCATATAAAGCGCTGTTAGATGATAAAATGGCAGACATTACTGTTTGTGATCCTCCATATAACGTTGATTATGGTAGCAGTCAAGAAAGAGAAGATAAAAAAATATTAAATGATAATCAAGGTGAAAAGTATGAGCTTTTTCTTTACGACATCTGTTCCAATATTTTAGCATATACGAAGGGAGCAATTTACATCTGCATATCATCATCAGAGTTTTCAACGTTACAAAAAGTATTTGAGGAAGCAGGAGGAAAATGGTCGACATTTATCATTTGGGCAAAGAATCACTTTACGCTAGGCAGGTCTGATTATCAAAGACAATACGAAGCAATGCTCTATGGATGGAAAAGCGGCAATAAACGTGAGTGGCATGGAGGAAGAAATCAAAGTGATCTGTGGTTTTATGATAAGCCAACACACAATACACTACATCCAACGATGAAGCCAGTAGAGCTAATGGAGAGAGCAATAGTTAATAGCAGTAGACCAGGAGACATAGTACTTGATCCATTTAGCGGTTCTGGCAGCACACTGATTGCATGTGAGAGAACAGGAAGAATTTGTAGGACAATAGAGCTAGATTCAAAATTTGTAGATGTAACCATAAAACGTTGGCAAGTGTACACAGGTAGGGAGGCAATTCTTTCTGGTACTGGTAAAACTTTTTCAAAGATTCAAGAAGAAAATTCGTAG
- a CDS encoding IS110 family transposase produces MVRSYQNFIGIDIGKFKNVVAVHKQKNAVEFDNNTSGWQQLCQKFSDILPNSLVTLENTGKYELGLSHFLIDKNITVHRANTRKVKSFILSHGTLAKSDKSDARALAQYGFERHRTLSLFVPTSEKQSTLVALCQRRDDITQMRTQEKCRLEAPENDHIRESCQKTIEFFNSQIDELNNTIQRIIDESHELQEHQKILKTVPGIGKKLSQDFLCLIPELGYLNRREVASLAGVAPHPRESGKAVGYRRIIGGRSNVRKKLFTAAMSTARSKSVLGAFYSKLVESGKKKMVAITALMRKIIVIANARLKEAINLHTLTTVAEIG; encoded by the coding sequence ATGGTTAGATCTTATCAAAATTTTATTGGTATTGACATCGGAAAATTCAAGAATGTTGTTGCAGTTCACAAGCAGAAGAATGCTGTTGAATTTGACAATAATACTTCTGGTTGGCAACAATTGTGTCAAAAGTTCTCAGATATCTTACCTAATTCTTTAGTGACTTTAGAAAATACAGGAAAATATGAGCTTGGTTTGTCACATTTTCTTATTGACAAGAATATCACCGTACATCGAGCTAATACCCGTAAAGTAAAAAGTTTTATTTTATCTCACGGAACTTTAGCAAAATCCGATAAATCAGATGCAAGAGCTCTTGCTCAATATGGATTTGAACGCCATAGAACTCTCTCTCTATTTGTACCTACTTCTGAAAAACAATCAACCTTGGTTGCACTTTGTCAACGTCGTGATGACATCACGCAAATGAGAACTCAGGAAAAATGTAGACTGGAAGCACCTGAAAACGACCATATAAGAGAAAGTTGTCAAAAAACTATTGAATTTTTTAATAGCCAAATAGATGAACTAAATAATACTATACAAAGAATCATTGATGAAAGTCATGAGTTACAAGAACATCAAAAAATCCTTAAAACAGTTCCTGGAATAGGTAAAAAGTTATCACAAGATTTTCTGTGTTTAATACCGGAGCTTGGTTACTTAAACAGAAGGGAAGTAGCAAGTCTTGCTGGAGTTGCACCTCATCCTAGGGAAAGTGGTAAAGCTGTTGGTTATCGAAGGATTATAGGTGGTAGAAGTAATGTCCGTAAAAAGCTTTTTACAGCTGCGATGTCTACTGCAAGGTCCAAATCTGTACTTGGTGCCTTTTATTCTAAGCTTGTTGAAAGTGGTAAGAAGAAAATGGTAGCTATAACAGCTCTAATGCGGAAAATCATAGTAATTGCTAATGCAAGACTTAAAGAAGCAATTAATTTGCATACTCTCACAACGGTGGCTGAAATTGGCTAA
- a CDS encoding gpW family head-tail joining protein, protein MYNEEYLVQVEEAIKKLQNGERVVSIAYGDHVVRYGEVQIKDLLELRQRIKAGLKVAGMKPKRQIVFATNKGVI, encoded by the coding sequence ATGTATAACGAAGAGTATTTAGTTCAAGTCGAAGAAGCGATAAAGAAGCTGCAAAACGGAGAGCGAGTAGTATCAATTGCATATGGTGACCATGTTGTGCGGTACGGGGAAGTTCAAATAAAGGATTTATTGGAGCTCAGGCAACGAATAAAAGCGGGGTTAAAAGTTGCAGGCATGAAGCCAAAGAGGCAAATTGTTTTTGCAACAAATAAAGGAGTGATATGA
- a CDS encoding glycoside hydrolase family 25 protein — MLGVIHKATQGLKYIDPTYTERRKAAEEEGLLWGSYHFGVGEDGRDQANHFLNTVGETKNTIVVLDIEENESGKNIEPRQAEDFVKKVQEETGRSPLVYGSANFLKDFATPILTKCPLWIARYGDQPVLPQGWNKWILWQYTDGKNGPEPHEVSGIGKCDRNKFNGTLKELREFWLV, encoded by the coding sequence ATATTGGGAGTTATTCATAAAGCAACCCAGGGGCTAAAATACATAGATCCAACTTATACAGAAAGAAGGAAAGCCGCTGAAGAGGAAGGACTTTTATGGGGTTCATATCATTTTGGTGTAGGAGAAGATGGAAGAGATCAGGCAAATCACTTTTTGAATACAGTGGGTGAAACTAAAAATACAATTGTTGTGCTTGATATTGAAGAGAACGAAAGTGGAAAAAATATAGAACCAAGACAAGCAGAAGATTTTGTTAAAAAAGTTCAAGAAGAAACAGGGCGTTCACCTTTAGTGTATGGAAGTGCTAATTTTTTGAAAGATTTTGCCACACCAATTTTGACTAAATGTCCATTATGGATAGCAAGATATGGAGATCAACCTGTTTTACCGCAAGGCTGGAATAAGTGGATTTTATGGCAATACACCGACGGTAAAAATGGTCCAGAGCCACATGAAGTAAGTGGAATCGGAAAATGTGACAGAAATAAATTTAACGGCACATTAAAAGAATTAAGAGAATTTTGGTTAGTATGA
- a CDS encoding crossover junction endodeoxyribonuclease RuvC has protein sequence MSILTLDLGKQTGWAILTDGVIESGSKSFHGSRFSGGGMCFLNFRNWLNSLKHEFTAVYFEEVRRHLGTDAAHCYGGFLAVLSAWCEEHHVPYKGVNVKTIKRFITGKGNASKSEVIEAIREKSFSPRDDNEADALALMFYISKDINKTKNP, from the coding sequence ATGTCAATCCTAACACTGGACCTTGGCAAACAAACAGGCTGGGCAATTCTAACAGATGGAGTAATTGAAAGTGGTAGCAAAAGCTTTCATGGTAGCCGTTTTAGCGGAGGTGGCATGTGCTTCTTGAATTTTCGTAATTGGCTTAATTCTTTGAAACATGAGTTCACTGCAGTGTATTTTGAGGAAGTGAGAAGACATCTAGGAACTGATGCAGCGCATTGCTACGGTGGTTTTCTTGCCGTTCTCTCTGCTTGGTGTGAAGAACATCATGTGCCGTACAAAGGTGTTAATGTTAAAACTATAAAACGCTTTATAACAGGCAAAGGCAATGCAAGTAAGAGTGAAGTTATTGAAGCGATACGTGAAAAAAGTTTTTCACCTAGAGATGATAATGAGGCCGATGCTTTGGCATTAATGTTCTATATTAGTAAGGATATTAATAAGACAAAAAACCCATAA